A genomic segment from Triticum dicoccoides isolate Atlit2015 ecotype Zavitan chromosome 1A, WEW_v2.0, whole genome shotgun sequence encodes:
- the LOC119356339 gene encoding phospholipase A1-II 6-like: MDISEQGRIVGPITATAAASWKELHGERSWDGLLRPLDLDLRRTLIWYGEMAQATYDAFNHERHSPHAGLSRFGRKRFFERVMLPGHAAAYRVTRFLYATSSAPAAPAAAFVRSRHPRHRCKESNWIGYVAVTTDAGKAVLGRRDVVVAWRGTIQALEWVDDLEFSMVHPKGILGDADAMVHRGWFSIYTSNDPASTHNKESARSQVLAEVRKLVDMYKDEEVSITVTGHSLGAALATLNAFDIVENGYNCTVSATFPVTAFAFASPRVGGAGFKKRFDAAAVAVGLRVLRVRNARDIVPRYPALLYHDVGSELAIDTGASPYLRATGDRRVWHNLECYLHGVAGAPTAAGGAFELVVERDVALVNKLYDALREEHGVPAGWWVPWNKGMVKGDDGRWRLVDCEDEDGEDAVVPPVNK, from the exons ATGGACATATCGGAGCAAGGGCGCATCGTCGGACCGatcacggcgacggcggcggcgagttgGAAGGAGCTCCACGGCGAGCGGTCGTGGGACGGGCTGTTGCGGCCGCTGGACCTGGACCTGAGGCGCACGTtgatctggtacggtgagatggcgCAGGCAACGTACGACGCGTTCAACCACGAGAGGCACTCGCCGCACGCCGGACTCTCGAGGTTCGGCAGGAAGCGCTTCTTCGAGCGCGTGATGCTGCCGGGCCACGCCGCCGCGTACCGGGTCACCAGGTTCCTGTACGCCACGTCCTCCGCCCCCGCCGCTCCGGCCGCCGCGTTCGTGAGGAGCCGCCATCCGCGGCACCGGTGCAAGGAGTCCAACTGGATCGGGTACGTCGCGGTGACCACGGATGCGGGGAAGGCGGTGCTCGGGCGCCGGGACGTGGTCGTCGCGTGGCGCGGCACGATCCAGGCGCTGGAGTGGGTCGACGACCTCGAGTTCTCCATGGTGCATCCCAAGGGCATCCTTGGCGACGCCGATGCCATGGTGCACCGTGGCTGGTTCTCCATCTACACCTCCAACGACCCGGCCTCCACCCACAACAAGGAAAGCGCGAGAAGCCAG GTGCTGGCCGAGGTGCGGAAGCTGGTAGACATGTACAAGGACGAGGAGGTGAGCATCACGGTGACCGGGCACAGCCTCGGAGCGGCGCTGGCTACCCTGAACGCCTTCGACATCGTCGAAAACGGCTACAACTGCACGGTCTCGGCGACGTTCCCCGTCACGGCGTTTGCGTTCGCCAGCCCGCGCGTGGGCGGCGCCGGATTCAAGAAGCGGTTCGACGCCGCGGCCGTGGCCGTCGGCCTCCGCGTCCTGCGCGTCCGCAACGCCCGGGACATCGTACCCAGGTACCCGGCGCTGCTGTACCACGACGTGGGCTCCGAACTGGCCATCGACACCGGCGCGTCGCCGTACCTGAGGGCGACCGGGGACAGGCGCGTGTGGCACAACCTGGAGTGCTACCTGCACGGTGTGGCGGGCGCGCCGACGGCGGCCGGAGGAGCGTTCGAGCTCGTGGTGGAACGGGACGTGGCCCTTGTGAACAAGTTGTACGATGCGCTGAGAGAGGAGCACGGGGTGCCTGCGGGGTGGTGGGTGCCGTGGAACAAGGGCATGGTGAAGGGGGACGACGGACGCTGGAGGCTGGTGGACTGCGAAGACGAGGATGGGGAGGACGCCGTCGTGCCGCCGGTGAACAAGTGA